Proteins encoded together in one Mercenaria mercenaria strain notata chromosome 18, MADL_Memer_1, whole genome shotgun sequence window:
- the LOC123538824 gene encoding uncharacterized protein LOC123538824, whose protein sequence is MSGDVTTADDLVQKNVLPSNRELHTACRNFGRRSKTFSNICDMICKQVMDTAEYIVDAWASYCIEDCHSNETISVVFVVITADMSKIIHLKDYKYHLISQNTFSSESEIVLTRELSDETHDISRDRDTLEELRKCIAHHADDLLEKHSNINVILPSFKKSKGFYSDNHSIVDEPCIALYILVKGYIPINEDPFPQELDGFKVDVLEGKFETYNGGPNDFHERLKMGLAIHANILDSNKNLLGGTLGGFVNHPVYKMCGITCAHVVCSSEEMNSIKFCGIKDGLDKPVFQPVNDESAPFGRVVRAVYKPGDESSSGMEAVLFHIQERHPEDGSFPMAFNDIQAGFDKSRPLTYDSGVVCEASAIRPRTEVYKYGMATGITRGSFALQGAVVRKERMEGNRHSFGYSLKNQLVVLQIGVEPFAEPGDSGALVLIDGGHHDSVAIGIVEGGIQGRVFVTPICDILRAFGCSDIKMYQFNILKNGPLLIDSRVDIDDSESMDVND, encoded by the exons ATGTCGGGCGATGTTACAACTGCGGATGACTTAGTACAGAAAAATGTTCTACCATCTAACAGAGAACTCCACACAGCATGCCGTAATTTTGGGAGACGGTCCAAAACATTTTCTAATATTTGTGATATGATTTGTAAGCAGGTAATGGACACAGCAGAATATATAGTTGATGCCTGGGCATCTTACTGTATAGAGGATTGTCATTCAAATGAAACAATCTCTGTTGTTTTCGTTGTGATAACTGCAGATATGTCGAAAATTATTCATCTAAAAGACTATAAATATCATTTGATTTCTCAAAACACATTTAGCAGTGAAAGCGAAATTGTACTTACTAGGGAGTTATCAGATGAAACACATGATATATCCAGGGACCGTGATACTCTTGAAGAGTTGAGAAAATGTATAGCTCACCATGCTGATGATCTTCTCGAAAAACACAGTaatattaatgttattttaccaagtttcaagaagtCAAAGGGATTttattctgacaatcatagcattgTCGATGAACCATGCATTGCACTCTATATTCTTGTAAAAGGTTATATACCAATAAATGAGGACCCATTTCCACAAGAACTTGATGGATTTAAAGTAGATGTTCTTGAAGGTAAATTCGAAACATATAACGGAGGACCAAACGACTTTCACGAACGCCTGAAGATGGGACTGGCTATCCATGCAAACATTCTTGATAGTAATAAAAATTTACTTGGTGGTACTCTTGGAGGATTCGTCAACCATCCCGTGTACAAGATGTGTGGAATCACATGTGCTCACGTCGTTTGTTCCAGTGAAGAAATGAACTCTATCAAGTTTTGCGGTATTAAAGATGGTTTGGATAAACCAGTGTTTCAGCCAGTGAATGACGAATCCGCACCGTTCGGTAGAGTTGTAAGGGCTGTTTACAAGCCTGGTGATGAATCGTCATCGGGGATGGAAGCTGTCCTTTTTCACATACAAGAAAGGCATCCAGAAGATGGCAGTTTTCCGATGGCTTTCAATGACATACAAGCAG GTTTTGATAAAAGCAGACCGCTTACTTACGATTCGGGAGTTGTCTGTGAAGCATCGGCCATTAGACCAAGAACTGAAGTGTACAAATACGGCATGGCGACTGGTATTACTAGAGGGAGCTTTGCTTTACAAGGTGCCGTTGTTCGCAAAGAAAGAATGGAAGGAAATAGACATAGTTTTGGATATAGTCTTAAAAATCAGTTAGTTGTTCTCCAAATAGGAGTGGAGCCCTTTGCAGAACCCGGAGACTCGGGGGCTTTGGTGCTGATAGACGGAGGTCATCACGATTCTGTCGCTATCGGCATTGTTGAAGGTGGCATTCAAGGCAGAGTGTTTGTGACGCCAATCTGTGATATTCTAAGAGCTTTTGGGTGTTCAGACATAAAGATGTACCAgttcaacattttgaaaaacggCCCTCTTTTAATTGACTCTAGGGTAGACATTGATGATTCTGAATCGATGGATGTCAATGATTAG